The genomic region AGGAAAAAGGAGTACGTGTACCCCTTTTGATcgcacattttaaaaactttaatgccATATTTATGGCGTTTTCCGGGAATGTAGTGCCGGAATTTTAATTGCCCACGAAAGGGAATCATGTTTTCATGTCCTGCAATTATTTTTCCCGGTTGCATAActtctttatatttaaaatagaaatgaGAAACTAGTGGCTCAATTTTATGGAATCGATTATTTTCTGCTGCGGGATCGGGGATTGTCggaaaaatgccaaaaacgTAGAATATTCTGAAATCTGTTTCTTAAATTAACACTCGGCACTAGGGTATTTCTGTATAGGGGATGTTTACTCCAATATGCTTCTATAGTTATATATCGAACTAGGTCCATATGCAGCACAAAATctagaaattttttcatttcaaccATTCTTATAGCTTTTCAGGAAGCCAGCCGACTTTTTGATTTTGGAGTGCCTGATTGCAACATTATTTGTTCTGCATTTCTGTTAGTTTCtttgattattgtttttagCAGATCTTCGGTTATGAAAAGAAAGTAAGCCCATACTTCTGTAAAACTGTTTGCTGTTTTCAGATTTGGATTTACCCCTTCATTTCCttcaaaagtaaatatttgttggTAATTTCCAGAAACTTGCCTTCATTCAGAACTAGTTATTGGGATGTTAAGATTGTTGTCTTCATTTGGAATAACAATGTCGTTATTTGAGTCTGCTTCTGAATAATCTTTGTCCGAGGAATTGGAGTATGGTTCCTTAAACTTTGGGTCCCTAATGCTATTATCACTATCAAAATCCTCTTCCATTTCATTACTTTCTTCATCGAGATAAGTATTTTCTGCGTCTTCCCATATTTCTTGATCATTGAGTGgcattttttccacaaatcacttattttcaaatatacaataCCTTCAGAACACCAGTATTGGTGAACGTTAAATCTATATAGTTTATTGATTCGAAGAAGTCATTATAAGTTGTTTTAGCTGGCTGTTCACGAGAACTGTCTCTGCGTACTCGTGTTCCTATATAGtatacagggttgctcattagtgcgtcaaagtgcgatatctcagtaaatataagttttggaaggaaatatgtcttagtaaagtttttggggaataaaaggtacgtatttttaaattattttcaaatgtacagggtctgtcataaaagtgtggtagtaccaaattatgtttttttaaatggaaccccccaatttttttgccattttcggatttatcgtcaaattttaaagttagtttatgaaataggtcttatataaaaaatttaccattttcgagttatttgtgaaaattcgaaaattttgatgactGCAAGGTCTCACGGAAATCAATGCTGTTCCCTAACCGTTGCGAATTTTGGAACCGATCTTATGAGGCTCCAAGGCGAcataataagctacgttttgacatgttttagttttaaaaaatttttccataaccctcgaaataggcctccgaagttgcatgacttcaatcctcaataacttgcttatttcaaatggaatgccaTACTTTTCTCGACAGCATCGTGTTCAGAATCCAAaaacctacaacttttgttaacattaccctATCCCTAAACCCAACCGTTTCTGAGCTGccgaaaattgccccttttttacatctaaatttgtatttgaaaagtcGCATCAGTTACGTCACCATACGCAAATTTTACGCGATGTCCGGTGACGTCCAGtgtcattttgacgttttcCATGAGTTTCGATgactgtattattatttttatattatttataaccaattattattatttattttcacaacaTTATTTGTATCTACAATAAATTCTCAAACTGTCCTCCATTTCGATCAGAAACCAGTTGAAGTCTTGCCAGAAAAGACCTATTTACTTCTCGTAACATCTCAATGCTGACGGTATTTCTAAACGCATGAATTATGCGTTGTTTCATATCTTCTGCAGTAGTCGGAGCAGTTTGGtacacaacattttttatgtgtccccatagaaaaaaatctatttttgttaaGTCTGGCGATCTTGGTGGCCAAAAAACGGGTCCGCCGCGGCCTATCCATCTACCTTCAAATTCTTGATTTAGGTACTCCTTGACATCTGCCGCAAAGTGCGCTGGAGCACCGTCATGTTGTAGCCACATATTTTCCCTCAAaactagaggaatattttgcaaaagttggggaaaatcattttgcaaaaaacgcAAATATTTAACACCGTTTAAATGtccgttaaaaaaatgtggccCAATTATAAAATCGCCTATAATACCACcccaaacatttacagtccaCTGCCGCTGCGTATTCACTGATCTTACTATTCTTGGATTTTCCATTGAATAATAATGGAGATTATGACGGTTTGGACTACCATTCTGAGTGAATGTTGATTCGTCGGAGAATAATACTTTTAGGAAAAAGTTAGGTGTTGTCCTTTCCATTTCTAACCCCCACTgacaaaatgttcttctaatCTCCAAATCAGGCCCCAATAGTTCTTGATGGAAGGATATACTGTAGTCATGAAACTtgtttctctttaaaattttactaacgGTAGATCGAGGAACATTGGTTTCCTTGGATATTGTTGTTGAACTGGTAGAAGGCTCCGAAATTACAGATAGCAAAACATTCAATTGATCTTCATCGCTTGTCCTCTTAGtcctttcacatttttcataaGTCACATTGCCTGTTCTAATAAATCTTTccttaagtttttctaaacttcTAACCGAGGGTTGCCTTCTATCAGGATATTTTTGAGCATACATCCTCTGAGTTAGCAAACAATTTTGATCAGCAGATCCCATAACAAAGATCATGTCAACCAGTTCCGTCTTTTCGAAATTCATACGTATTTAGTGAACTACAAACCTTAATATaagaataaaaaggaaatgtgCAAAACATCTGAGTAACTACTCACCAAGtggataaaaataaaccatttaaaaaattgtgttaaacaaatttaaaaaatatgtggattaaaaaaacgaaacaaataaCGAATGTACAATGTAAAACTAATTGTAACTTACAAATATCTACGacttttatgatattttagaaagaaaacacagacatcaatagaaataaacaaagcatttgtttttgtttccatgaCAACATGTAGCTGGTTAActtgatcaaaatttaaaaaatgacagtAGACGTCACCGGACATCGCGTAAAATTTGCCTATGGTGACGTAACCGATGCGacttcaaatacaaatttagatgtaaaaaaggggcaattttcggCAGCTCAGAAACGGTTGGGTTTAGGGATagggtaatgttaacaaaagttgtaggtttTTGGATTCTGAACACGATGCTGTCGAGAAAAGTAtggcattccatttgaaataagcaagttattgaggattgaagtcatgcaacttcggaggcctatttcgagggttatggaaaacttttttaaaactaaaacatgtcaaaacgtagcttattatgTCGCCTTGGAGCCTCATAAGATCGGTTCCAAAATTCGCAACGGTTAGGGAACAGCATTGATTTCCGTGAGACCTTGCagtcatcaaaattttcgaattttcacaaataactcgaaaatggtaaattttttatataagacctatttcataaactaactttaaaatttgacgataaatccgaaaatggcaaaaaaattggggggttccatttaaaaaaacataatttggtactaccacacttttatgacagaccctgtacatttgaaaataatttaaaaatacgtaccttttattccccaaaaactttactaagacatatttccttccaaaacttatatttactgagatatcgcactttgacgcactaatgagcaaccctgtatattcgcCCCAGACGTCGAGATCTAAGACGTGGAACGCTCCAGAACGCCATCGTGGGATGTCTAGACTGTTGTTAAATTAACCATGCAGGGTGAGGGTAACCAGAATGATACACGTTAATAGTATGAACTATTTGTATATTATACAAGTATTGAGAAAGAAATATGTAACACGAAacgaaagaaagaaaaaagggcTTGGCTGAGGTGATTCCGGAATCTCTTATAGACGACGACTGGCTCCACTATGTTTTGTTATATGCAAAGAAGAAACGGTACATAAaacccaataaaaaaaacataacgtAGCCAGAAAAGAATCagacataaacataaacaatctCCCTAGACGAAAGGTAATcaatattaagtatttattaccAAAATGGGAGACTGTTCCCATAAACTATctttaatattgtgatttcTAACATAGAGTGTACCAGGGAGTTCTTTCATCACTAATATCTTTTACTTGTATATAACAAACTGCATACAAAAATTACGCTATTTTGTGCAATATGAACAAATGCAGGTGATACTGCAGCACAACAGCTTCGACTGACACCAGTTGAATGGTCAGTTCCGAGTCTACATAAGTTTTAGCAAAAAAACCCGTAAATTTTTAGTGGATAGGCACTTCGGTGAATCCCACACTCCCCGACAGCCAGAATACCGTCAGCCGGTTGTCCATTACTTGTACTCCGTATATACGACCGGCTGACATTGCGGAAGAAGAATGAAAAGTGaatgtaaaacaaaaaacatgttaCATCTGTACTTTTCCAGTGTCCACATCTTGATTTTTAAGAACGAAATatgaaggaatttttaataatacattataTACATTACTACAGCATTACAGTATTGTGGCCACTTGGAAACCGGCGATACATGCGGCAGTTAACGTGTTATTATCTATTGTCTAATATGAAATGTCATAATAAGCATGTGTAATGTCGgccagaattttattattgattgatGCAGAAAACTGTAATGCAGGGAAGTTATTCTTATGTAGTACAATAAATATCGGTTATAACGACATAGCTGAAACCAAGAAAATACGTCGCTACATCCGATATGTCGCTATATAAAATGTAACTCACAAAAAATGCACTATTATACGTATAGGTAGTGTAATGTTTGAAAATGGTAcgtataaatataaatgttaaataaaaataataataataacgtaataaacaaaaaattaattgtccATGGACTGAATTGTACAACCATTCTGATAAAGGCAGGTAATCATCTGAATCTTCATCATTAACGTTTAAGAATCCGGCATAAGCGAAGCACTTCGTTATTGTGTTCTACGTAATGTAGTCCTAAGCTTGAGATTTCCATAGAATCGCATCAAGTAAATTGGGTTGAATAACACTGCTTAACCGTTCAATATCTTTTaacatcttcaaaatttgaaaatttctgaagTGGGTTTTCAATTCACATATAATTACCTGATCTAAAGGTCGGAGAACCGTAGTGCTGTTAGGAGGAAGGAATATCAGCTTTATAGTatttaagttttgtaaattgGGATGTGCTGTGCAGTTATCCAATAAAAGCAGAActcttctct from Euwallacea similis isolate ESF13 chromosome 28, ESF131.1, whole genome shotgun sequence harbors:
- the LOC136417373 gene encoding histone-lysine N-methyltransferase SETMAR-like; translation: MIFVMGSADQNCLLTQRMYAQKYPDRRQPSVRSLEKLKERFIRTGNVTYEKCERTKRTSDEDQLNVLLSVISEPSTSSTTISKETNVPRSTVSKILKRNKFHDYSISFHQELLGPDLEIRRTFCQWGLEMERTTPNFFLKVLFSDESTFTQNGSPNRHNLHYYSMENPRIVRSVNTQRQWTVNVWGGIIGDFIIGPHFFNGHLNGVKYLRFLQNDFPQLLQNIPLVLRENMWLQHDGAPAHFAADVKEYLNQEFEGRWIGRGGPVFWPPRSPDLTKIDFFLWGHIKNVVYQTAPTTAEDMKQRIIHAFRNTVSIEMLREVNRSFLARLQLVSDRNGGQFENLL